One region of Alosa alosa isolate M-15738 ecotype Scorff River chromosome 1, AALO_Geno_1.1, whole genome shotgun sequence genomic DNA includes:
- the LOC125301853 gene encoding ankyrin repeat domain-containing protein 34B has translation MAEPQEYLSDGSPLITAAQQGKLRLVRLLLEGGAQVNESNQRGETPLLVACKAMRGDQSGCSVMLKLVRFLLKHGAEPNVQDKTGRTALMYACIERAGVEVASTLIVAGADPSMEDYSGASALVYTINSQQQETLRVLLDACRAKGRDIIIIATDLSPGGGAVTRRYLNVPPSPDSSPVSCMSPSDIELKTGSPGSEADGGNIFNFRAVENKRGSRGAASSPGATGEIAKHQRLRSEPWLAVHNLAHLKRAYEEGLRKKGMQEEEEEDTKDSMLSTDIASSLQQMSLTTVCSQSDLHSSQTPHGKPDTGRISMRGSTEKLSVRPGPQVRCGRRNTLPSLAPPPLLQLPPLTLNYSRSDSYLQNQLGLHAEPRPLSSASSESLSVLVSDGVQMNSNELPSGKKPLPGHNCGVRPQTRVGSFLPPLPVNRAKFSGCSVDMPLGPNMAEPQPHGHCQWQRKFSRRHSVQLEDMGHSGSTEEYIYVL, from the coding sequence ATGGCAGAGCCTCAGGAATACCTGTCGGACGGCAGTCCGCTGATCACGGCAGCCCAGCAGGGCAAACTCCGCCTGGTAAGGCTTCTGCTGGAGGGTGGCGCTCAAGTGAACGAGAGCAATCAGCGCGGCGAAACCCCGCTTCTGGTGGCGTGCAAGGCCATGCGGGGGGACCAGAGTGGCTGCAGCGTCATGCTGAAACTTGTGCGTTTTCTGCTGAAGCACGGAGCCGAGCCCAATGTGCAGGACAAAACCGGCCGCACTGCCCTCATGTACGCCTGCATTGAGCGGGCAGGGGTGGAGGTTGCCTCCACCCTCATCGTGGCAGGGGCTGACCCGAGCATGGAGGACTACTCGGGGGCCTCAGCGCTCGTCTACACCATCAACTCACAGCAACAGGAGACACTGCGGGTGCTACTGGACGCGTGTCGGGCCAAGGGCCgtgacatcatcatcattgccACCGACCTGAGCCCAGGTGGGGGTGCTGTGACCCGCCGCTACCTGAATGTGCCCCCGTCACCGGACTCCTCGCCGGTGTCCTGCATGTCGCCCTCGGACATTGAGCTGAAGACCGGCTCTCCTGGCTCCGAGGCGGACGGCGGGAACATATTTAATTTTCGGGCGGTGGAGAACAAAAGGGGCAGTCGAGGAGCTGCCAGCTCCCCTGGTGCGACAGGGGAGATTGCCAAGCACCAGCGCCTGCGGTCAGAACCCTGGTTGGCCGTCCACAACCTGGCACACCTAAAACGTGCCTACGAGGAGGGCCTAAGGAAGAAGGGCAtgcaggaagaagaggaggaagacacTAAAGACTCCATGCTCTCCACTGATATAGCATCTTCACTGCAACAGATGAGCCTCACTACTGTCTGTAGTCAGTCAGACTTACATTCTTCTCAGACACCTCATGGTAAACCTGACACTGGGAGGATATCTATGAGGGGGAGCACGGAGAAACTTTCAGTCAGGCCAGGACCACAGGTGCGTTGTGGCCGCCGCAACACTCTGCCCTCACTGGCCCCGCCTCCCCTGCTCCAGTTGCCACCGTTGACGTTAAACTACTCCAGATCAGACTCTTACCTTCAGAACCAGCTTGGTCTGCACGCAGAACCCAgacctctctcctctgccagcTCTGAAAGCTTATCAGTGTTAGTTTCTGACGGTGTTCAAATGAACTCAAATGAACTTCCTTCTGGTAAGAAACCGCTACCGGGGCATAATTGTGGAGTGAGGCCACAGACACGTGTGGGCAGTTTCCTGCCTCCGCTGCCCGTTAACCGTGCCAAATTTTCTGGGTGCAGCGTGGATATGCCGCTGGGCCCCAACATGGCAGAGCCACAGCCCCATGGACACTGCCAGTGGCAGAGGAAGTTCTCTCGGAGGCACTCTGTACAACTGGAAGACATGGGCCACAGCGGGAGCACAGAGGAATACATTTATGTCCTGTAA